One window of Uloborus diversus isolate 005 chromosome 3, Udiv.v.3.1, whole genome shotgun sequence genomic DNA carries:
- the LOC129218932 gene encoding dermonecrotic toxin StSicTox-betaIB1i-like translates to MFSPGSWVLCACLLFVRYGLVHGEGRRPFYVIAHMVNSIYEMEEYLARGANAIEADVTFNANGTIKQIYHGYPCDCYRVCDEKENFGKYLNYVRDLTSPNNAKYQKSLSLLFLDLKLSDVTRSQKYKAGEEIAKNLITNLWNYDLSDPQIHVLLSIGHTSDSDAIKGVQETFTKSHRSTSMKKLGFDVGLNDDLNSVRKMWSKLNINANRWQGDGITNCFRFMRDDTRLRHAIRIRDSGTGFIEKVYDWTVDITENIRRSLRSGVDAMITNFPERVISVLQEKEFRDKYRLASEEDSPFSRVALAPLKHSLRVPTMTSYVSSIREITIALMGYIWDFYKLRLKRPETLFPLIQDLITRAAPTLLEYHSFMQRLNKKNFLRKSSTSKKKLD, encoded by the coding sequence ATGTTCAGTCCAGGATCATGGGTGTTATGTGCGTGTTTGTTATTTGTTCGCTATGGTCTGGTACATGGAGAGGGAAGACGACCGTTTTATGTTATAGCTCACATGGTGAATTCAATTTACGAAATGGAGGAATATTTGGCGAGAGGAGCCAATGCCATCGAAGCAGATGTCACCTTCAATGCTAACGGaactataaaacaaatttatcacGGATATCCATGTGACTGCTACAGAGTGTGtgatgagaaagaaaattttggaaaatacctTAATTATGTTAGAGATCTTACAAGTCCCAATAATGCCAAGTATCAAAAAAGCCTTTCGCTCTTATTTTTGGACTTGAAACTCAGTGATGTTACACGCTCACAGAAATACAAAGCCGGTGAAGAAATAGCAAAGAATTTGATTACTAACCTCTGGAATTATGATTTGAGTGATCCACAGATTCACGTTTTGTTGTCCATAGGCCATACATCTGACAGCGATGCTATTAAAGGTGTCCAAGAAACGTTCACTAAATCTCATCGTTCGACGTCAATGAAAAAATTAGGTTTTGATGTTGGATTAAATGATGATTTAAACAGCGTCCGTAAAATGTGGTCAAAGTTGAACATAAATGCCAATCGTTGGCAGGGCGATGGAATCACCAACTGCTTTCGGTTTATGAGGGATGATACTAGATTGCGACATGCGATTCGAATCCGAGATTCTGGCACTGGATTCATCGAAAAAGTGTACGATTGGACAGTGGATATAACTGAAAATATTAGGCGCTCTTTGCGCTCAGGGGTTGATGCAATGATTACTAATTTCCCTGAACGTGTCATATCTGTTCTTCAAGAAAAAGAGTTCAGAGATAAATATCGTTTAGCTTCTGAAGAAGATAGTCCATTTTCTAGAGTCGCACTAGCTCCATTGAAACACAGTCTTAGGGTACCAACAATGACGAGTTACGTGTCTTCCATTAGAGAGATAACTATAGCTCTCATGGGATACATATGGGATTTTTATAAACTTAGGTTGAAAAGACCAGAAACCTTGTTCCCTTTAATACAGGACTTAATTACGAGAGCTGCACCAACTCTACTAGAGTATCACTCTTTTATGCAACGGCTaaataagaaaaactttttgagaaaatCATCCACTTCTAAGAAAAAACTGGACTAA